From one Mangrovibacterium diazotrophicum genomic stretch:
- a CDS encoding helix-hairpin-helix domain-containing protein — translation MKLRKIIREYFTFTKGERSGLVVLIIIVCFLIVANRIFFYFEKPTLADEQAFEKFLAEVKAGENQKQSQPVSLFHFDPNTIDSITMSGLDLPAYVKRNILSYRAHGGKFRKADDLRKIYGMNDSIFAVVESFVEIEPVDQPAPRKSYPAVTEAQSQTKEASVLPLQDFNTKEAISLQIEINIADASEFEKLPGIGPVLSKRIVSYRNLLGGFVSPDQLYEVYGLKPEVVQQNLNNFRVDGVEVRKLDLNFASVDELSRHPYINYKEARRIIDLRSKNGYISDKNILLTDSIIGTEKFRKLVFYLK, via the coding sequence ATGAAACTGCGCAAAATTATACGAGAGTATTTCACGTTTACGAAAGGCGAGCGTTCGGGCCTTGTCGTACTTATTATTATAGTGTGCTTCCTGATTGTTGCTAATCGTATCTTTTTCTATTTCGAAAAACCAACTCTGGCCGACGAGCAGGCGTTCGAGAAATTTTTGGCCGAAGTAAAAGCTGGCGAAAATCAGAAACAATCCCAGCCTGTTTCATTATTTCATTTCGACCCCAATACAATTGATTCCATCACCATGAGTGGTTTGGACCTTCCAGCCTACGTCAAAAGAAATATATTGAGTTACCGGGCCCATGGTGGAAAATTCAGGAAAGCCGACGATTTGCGAAAAATCTACGGCATGAACGATTCTATTTTTGCTGTCGTTGAATCGTTTGTCGAGATTGAGCCCGTCGATCAGCCTGCTCCCCGAAAATCTTATCCCGCGGTTACAGAGGCCCAGTCACAAACTAAAGAAGCGTCAGTGCTGCCGCTTCAGGATTTCAATACGAAAGAGGCAATCTCTTTGCAAATTGAGATTAATATAGCAGATGCGAGCGAGTTCGAAAAGCTGCCAGGTATCGGGCCGGTGCTGTCCAAGCGGATTGTAAGCTACCGGAATTTATTGGGCGGTTTTGTTAGTCCCGATCAGCTTTACGAGGTTTACGGACTGAAGCCAGAAGTTGTACAGCAGAACCTAAACAATTTCAGAGTTGACGGTGTTGAAGTAAGAAAGTTGGATCTGAATTTTGCTTCGGTTGACGAGTTGAGTCGGCATCCCTATATAAATTATAAAGAAGCGAGGCGGATTATTGATTTGCGAAGCAAAAACGGTTATATTAGCGATAAGAACATCCTTTTAACGGATTCAATAATCGGAACTGAAAAATTCCGGAAACTTGTATTCTACTTAAAATAA
- the rpsU gene encoding 30S ribosomal protein S21, with protein sequence MIVIPVKEGENIERALKRFKRKFEKTGVIKELRERQAFTKPSVTRRAEVKKAIYIQNMQRQDD encoded by the coding sequence ATGATCGTTATTCCGGTTAAAGAAGGCGAAAATATCGAAAGAGCCCTGAAAAGATTCAAAAGAAAGTTTGAAAAAACTGGCGTAATCAAAGAATTGCGTGAAAGACAAGCTTTTACAAAACCTTCAGTAACAAGAAGAGCTGAGGTTAAAAAAGCGATCTACATTCAAAACATGCAACGTCAGGACGACTAG
- a CDS encoding tyrosine-type recombinase/integrase yields the protein MSYQESFLKYLRFEKRCSDHTVVAYKKDLDQFEEFLFKTVGDFNVLKVDSKMVRSWVVSLMDGGMAAKTVNRKITSLKSFYKFLLRQELIEVTPMDSVISPKVPKKLPYFVDEGSLHRLLDNGYFRNDFEGVRDKLILSLFYGTGMRLSELVNLKDSDIRQSETLLRVLGKNNKERIVPYPRSLNNLIGEYLNMRETEFGNNSPQFFVTSKGKPVYHKLIYRVVYNHLALVTPLEKKSPHILRHSYATHLLNRGADLNAVKELLGHSNLAATQVYTHTSTEKLQSIYKQAHPRA from the coding sequence ATGTCCTATCAGGAATCTTTTCTGAAATATTTGAGATTCGAAAAAAGATGTTCGGATCATACAGTTGTTGCCTATAAGAAAGACCTCGATCAGTTTGAAGAGTTTTTGTTCAAAACGGTCGGGGATTTTAACGTTTTAAAGGTTGATAGTAAGATGGTTCGGTCTTGGGTTGTTTCGCTAATGGATGGCGGAATGGCAGCAAAGACGGTGAACCGCAAGATTACTTCTTTGAAATCGTTTTATAAATTTTTATTGAGGCAGGAATTGATAGAGGTTACGCCGATGGATTCGGTGATTTCGCCAAAGGTCCCCAAAAAACTTCCTTATTTTGTTGATGAGGGAAGTTTGCATCGTTTGCTGGATAACGGGTATTTCAGGAATGATTTCGAAGGTGTTCGTGACAAGCTAATTTTAAGCTTGTTTTACGGTACCGGGATGCGTCTTTCTGAATTGGTTAATTTAAAAGATTCGGATATCCGTCAAAGCGAAACTTTGCTTCGGGTTTTGGGTAAAAACAATAAAGAAAGAATTGTTCCATATCCACGGAGTTTGAATAACTTGATCGGAGAGTATCTGAACATGAGAGAGACCGAATTCGGAAATAATTCCCCACAGTTTTTTGTAACCTCAAAGGGCAAACCGGTTTACCACAAGTTGATTTATCGCGTGGTGTATAATCATTTGGCTTTGGTGACCCCGCTAGAAAAGAAAAGTCCGCACATATTAAGACACTCTTATGCAACTCACTTGTTGAACCGGGGTGCAGATCTGAATGCTGTAAAGGAATTGCTGGGGCATAGCAATTTGGCAGCAACGCAGGTTTACACTCATACTTCGACAGAAAAACTACAAAGCATTTATAAACAAGCTCACCCCAGGGCTTAA
- the hpf gene encoding ribosome hibernation-promoting factor, HPF/YfiA family — protein MNINVNAVHFTPDQKLVDFAVKKTNKLDTFFDGIISAEVILKIEKPEINNNKVAEVKISIPSADYLFAKKQADSFEEAIDLSIDALKKQLSKFKEKLKEK, from the coding sequence ATGAATATTAATGTGAATGCCGTTCATTTTACGCCAGATCAAAAACTAGTTGATTTTGCCGTTAAAAAAACCAACAAGCTTGATACATTTTTCGATGGAATTATTTCTGCTGAAGTGATCCTGAAAATTGAGAAACCTGAGATTAATAATAATAAGGTTGCAGAGGTTAAAATTTCCATTCCTTCCGCTGACTATTTGTTTGCTAAAAAGCAGGCAGATTCTTTTGAAGAAGCTATCGATTTGTCTATTGATGCATTGAAGAAACAGCTCTCCAAATTCAAAGAAAAGCTGAAAGAAAAATAA
- the tuf gene encoding elongation factor Tu encodes MAKEHFNRDKDHVNIGTIGHVDHGKTTLTAAITAVLAKKGLSEVKSFASIDSAPEEKERGITINTAHVEYQTATRHYAHVDCPGHADYVKNMVTGAAQMDGAIIVVAATDGPMPQTREHILLARQVNVPRLVVFMNKVDMVEDEELLELVEMEVRELLSFYNFDGDNTPVIQGSALGALNGEAQWEEKVMELMDACDTWIPLPPRDIDKPFLMPVEDVFSITGRGTVATGRIETGLVHTGDELQLIGLGAEGRKTVCTGVEMFRKILDDGQAGDNVGLLLRGVDKKEIKRGMILAKPGSITPHTKFKAEVYVLKKEEGGRHTPFHNKYRPQFYLRTLDVTGEISLEEGREMVMPGDNVSINVTLIYPVALNIGLRFAIREGGRTVGAGQVTEIVE; translated from the coding sequence ATGGCTAAAGAACATTTTAATAGGGATAAGGACCATGTTAACATTGGTACTATCGGCCACGTTGACCACGGTAAAACTACCCTGACAGCTGCTATCACTGCTGTATTGGCAAAAAAAGGTCTTTCTGAAGTTAAATCTTTCGCTTCTATCGACAGTGCTCCAGAAGAAAAAGAGCGTGGTATCACTATTAACACTGCTCACGTTGAATATCAAACAGCTACTCGTCACTATGCACACGTTGACTGTCCGGGTCACGCCGACTACGTGAAAAACATGGTAACTGGTGCTGCTCAGATGGACGGTGCGATCATCGTAGTAGCTGCTACTGATGGTCCTATGCCTCAAACTCGCGAACACATCCTGTTGGCTCGTCAGGTAAACGTACCTCGTTTGGTTGTTTTCATGAACAAAGTTGACATGGTTGAAGACGAAGAATTGTTGGAATTGGTTGAAATGGAAGTTCGTGAATTGCTTTCTTTCTACAACTTCGACGGCGATAATACTCCTGTTATTCAAGGTTCAGCACTTGGTGCATTGAACGGTGAAGCACAATGGGAAGAAAAAGTAATGGAATTGATGGACGCTTGCGACACTTGGATTCCACTTCCTCCACGTGATATCGACAAACCATTCTTGATGCCTGTAGAAGACGTATTCTCGATCACTGGTCGTGGTACTGTAGCCACTGGTCGTATCGAAACTGGTTTGGTTCACACAGGTGATGAATTGCAATTGATCGGTTTGGGTGCTGAAGGTCGTAAGACTGTATGTACTGGTGTTGAGATGTTCCGTAAGATTTTGGATGATGGTCAAGCTGGTGACAACGTAGGTTTGTTGTTGCGCGGTGTTGACAAAAAAGAAATCAAACGTGGTATGATCTTGGCAAAACCAGGTTCAATCACTCCTCACACTAAATTCAAAGCTGAGGTTTACGTATTGAAAAAAGAAGAAGGTGGTCGTCACACTCCATTCCACAACAAATACCGTCCTCAATTCTACCTGCGTACATTGGACGTAACCGGTGAGATTTCTTTGGAAGAAGGACGTGAAATGGTAATGCCAGGTGATAACGTGTCTATCAACGTTACATTGATCTACCCAGTAGCATTGAACATCGGTCTTCGTTTCGCTATCCGCGAAGGTGGACGTACTGTAGGTGCGGGTCAGGTTACTGAAATCGTAGAATAA
- the secE gene encoding preprotein translocase subunit SecE, whose amino-acid sequence MKLKLYFEEAYNELVHKVSWPTWKELQNSAFIVMVASFIIALVVFVMDISFENVMNLVYSLFY is encoded by the coding sequence ATGAAACTTAAACTATATTTCGAAGAGGCTTATAACGAACTAGTACATAAAGTAAGTTGGCCTACTTGGAAAGAGTTGCAAAATAGTGCATTTATTGTAATGGTTGCTTCCTTTATCATAGCACTTGTTGTATTCGTAATGGATATCTCTTTCGAGAACGTTATGAATCTAGTGTACAGTTTATTTTATTAA
- the nusG gene encoding transcription termination/antitermination protein NusG: MSENVKKWYVLRTVGGKEKKVKEYIESEIANAGLQEYISQVLIPTEKVYQIRNGKKISKERNFFPGYILIEAALVGEIPHMLKNITNVIGFLGDTKGGDPVPMRLSEVNRILGRVDQMAEADAEVNIPYVVGETVKVTDGPFNGFNGIIEEINEEKKKLKVMVKIFGRKTPLELSFMQVEKE; the protein is encoded by the coding sequence ATGAGCGAAAACGTCAAAAAATGGTATGTTCTCAGAACCGTCGGAGGTAAAGAAAAGAAGGTTAAAGAATATATCGAAAGCGAAATAGCGAATGCTGGACTTCAAGAGTACATTTCGCAGGTACTTATTCCAACGGAAAAGGTTTATCAAATCCGTAACGGGAAAAAAATTAGTAAAGAACGAAATTTCTTTCCAGGTTACATTTTGATTGAAGCTGCCCTGGTAGGTGAGATCCCGCACATGTTGAAAAATATTACCAACGTGATCGGTTTCTTAGGTGACACCAAAGGGGGAGATCCTGTTCCCATGCGATTGTCAGAGGTGAACCGTATTTTAGGACGTGTTGACCAGATGGCCGAAGCTGATGCAGAGGTTAACATTCCGTATGTTGTTGGCGAAACTGTGAAAGTGACTGACGGTCCTTTTAACGGATTCAATGGAATCATTGAGGAGATCAACGAGGAGAAGAAGAAGTTGAAAGTGATGGTCAAAATTTTTGGACGAAAAACGCCTTTGGAACTTAGCTTCATGCAAGTCGAAAAGGAGTAG
- the rplK gene encoding 50S ribosomal protein L11: protein MAKEVAGLIKLQIKGGAANPSPPVGPALGSKGVNIMQFCKQFNGRTQELAGKVLPVIITVYADKSFDFVIKQPPVAVQLLEVAKLKSGSAEPHAKKVAKVSWDQVKQIAETKMSDLNCFTMESAMRMVAGTARSMGITVEGEFPANN, encoded by the coding sequence ATGGCTAAAGAAGTTGCTGGATTAATCAAATTGCAAATAAAAGGGGGTGCGGCTAATCCTTCACCACCAGTTGGACCAGCATTGGGTAGCAAAGGTGTAAACATCATGCAGTTCTGCAAACAGTTTAACGGCCGTACTCAGGAGTTAGCTGGTAAAGTGCTCCCGGTTATTATTACTGTTTATGCAGACAAATCGTTTGATTTTGTAATTAAACAACCCCCGGTAGCCGTTCAATTGTTAGAAGTTGCAAAATTGAAATCTGGTTCAGCTGAACCTCACGCGAAAAAAGTAGCGAAGGTAAGCTGGGATCAGGTAAAACAAATTGCAGAAACTAAAATGTCAGATTTGAATTGTTTTACAATGGAATCTGCAATGAGAATGGTTGCTGGTACTGCCAGAAGTATGGGGATTACTGTTGAAGGTGAATTCCCAGCTAATAACTAA
- the rplA gene encoding 50S ribosomal protein L1, with the protein MGRITKNMKLAQEKLEQGKLYTIEEAAQLVKDITFSKFDASVDIDVRLGVDPRKANQMVRGVVSLPHGTGKEVRVLALVTPDKEAEAKEAGADYVGLDDMIDKIKGGWTDFDVVITQPPVMGKIGPLGRVLGPRGLMPNPKSGTVTMEVGKAIKEVKQGKIDFKVDKFGIVHTSIGKVSFDPKKIEENAREFMNTIIKLKPTAAKGTYVKSIYISSTMSPGIQVEPKSVD; encoded by the coding sequence ATGGGCAGAATTACAAAAAATATGAAGCTTGCTCAGGAGAAACTTGAACAAGGCAAACTCTATACAATCGAGGAAGCTGCACAATTAGTAAAGGATATTACCTTTTCTAAATTTGATGCTTCTGTTGATATAGATGTTCGTCTTGGAGTTGACCCTCGCAAAGCTAATCAGATGGTTAGAGGCGTTGTTTCTTTACCCCACGGAACAGGGAAAGAAGTTCGCGTGCTAGCTTTAGTAACTCCGGACAAAGAAGCCGAAGCGAAAGAAGCTGGTGCAGACTACGTTGGTTTGGACGACATGATCGACAAAATCAAAGGTGGTTGGACTGATTTCGATGTTGTAATTACACAGCCACCAGTGATGGGTAAAATTGGCCCACTGGGACGTGTACTTGGTCCACGAGGCTTGATGCCAAACCCAAAGAGCGGTACCGTTACGATGGAAGTAGGCAAAGCTATCAAAGAAGTAAAGCAAGGTAAAATTGATTTTAAAGTTGATAAATTCGGTATCGTGCATACCTCAATTGGTAAAGTTTCTTTCGACCCGAAAAAGATCGAAGAAAACGCACGTGAATTTATGAACACTATCATCAAATTGAAGCCAACTGCTGCAAAAGGTACTTATGTAAAAAGTATTTACATCTCAAGTACTATGAGTCCGGGTATTCAAGTTGAACCAAAGTCAGTTGACTAG
- the rplJ gene encoding 50S ribosomal protein L10 produces MKKSEKLDIIDNLTQEINSYSHFYLADTADLNAEDTSSLRRQCFNKQIKLVVVKNTLLRKALENSEKNAEELYDVLKGNTSIMFCEVGNEPAKLIKEFGKKYKKPVLKAAYVEESVYVGENQLEALTSIKSKNELLGELVGLLQSPIKTVLGQLQSGGNTIHGILQTLSEKE; encoded by the coding sequence ATGAAAAAATCAGAGAAATTAGATATCATCGATAATCTGACGCAGGAAATCAATTCTTACAGCCACTTTTATCTGGCCGACACAGCTGACTTGAATGCTGAAGACACAAGCAGTCTGCGACGTCAGTGTTTCAACAAACAAATTAAATTGGTTGTTGTTAAGAATACACTCCTGCGTAAAGCACTCGAAAATTCTGAAAAGAATGCAGAGGAACTTTACGATGTACTTAAAGGAAACACTTCTATCATGTTTTGTGAAGTTGGTAACGAGCCAGCTAAACTGATCAAAGAATTCGGTAAAAAGTACAAAAAACCAGTACTTAAAGCCGCTTACGTTGAAGAATCAGTTTACGTAGGTGAAAACCAATTAGAAGCGTTGACTTCAATCAAGTCTAAGAATGAGTTACTTGGAGAACTTGTTGGCTTGCTGCAATCACCAATCAAAACCGTATTGGGTCAATTGCAATCAGGCGGAAACACAATCCACGGCATCCTTCAGACACTTTCAGAAAAAGAATAA
- the rplL gene encoding 50S ribosomal protein L7/L12: protein MADLKVLAEELVNLTVKEVNELADILKTEYGIEPAAAAVAVAAGPAAGGEVAEEAVQTEFDVILKSAGASKLAVVKLVKELTGLGLKEAKEVVDGAPKAIKEKVSKDEAEALKNQLTEAGAEVELK, encoded by the coding sequence ATGGCAGATTTAAAAGTGCTTGCAGAAGAGTTAGTAAACTTGACTGTAAAAGAAGTTAATGAATTAGCTGACATTTTAAAAACAGAATATGGTATTGAACCTGCTGCTGCTGCTGTAGCTGTAGCTGCTGGCCCTGCTGCTGGTGGTGAAGTTGCTGAAGAAGCTGTTCAAACAGAATTTGACGTAATCCTGAAATCTGCAGGAGCATCAAAATTGGCTGTTGTTAAATTGGTTAAAGAATTGACTGGGTTAGGTCTTAAAGAAGCTAAAGAAGTAGTTGACGGTGCACCGAAAGCTATCAAAGAAAAAGTTTCAAAAGACGAAGCAGAAGCTTTGAAAAATCAGTTGACAGAAGCTGGAGCTGAAGTTGAACTTAAATAA
- the rpoB gene encoding DNA-directed RNA polymerase subunit beta, with protein sequence MSLNIENQRISFSSTKTVFDYPDFLEVQIKAFKEFFQMATTPENRKSEGLFKVFEENFPITDTRNNFVLEFIDYQVDPPRYSIDECIERGLTFSVPVKAKLKLYCTDPEHEDFDTVVQDVYLGTVPYMTDKGTFVINGAERVVVSQLHRSPGVFFGQSVHANGTKLYSARIIPFKGSWIEFATDINSVMYAYIDRKKKLPVTTLLRAIGYESDKDILEIFGLADEIKVSKTGLQKVVGRKLAARVLKTWVEDFVDEDTGEVVSIERNEVLIDRETIIEKEHIDEIVDSGAKTILLHKEDHNLQDFAIIYNTLQKDPCNSEKEAVLHIYRQLRNAEPPDEATARDVIDKLFFSEKRYDLGEVGRYRINKKLGLDIQMDVTVLTKEDIIEIIKYLIKLVNSKTDVDDIDHLSNRRVRTVGEQMYNQFGVGLARMARTIRERMNVRDNEVFTPIDLINSKTLSSVINSFFGTNALSQFMDQTNPLAEMTHKRRMSALGPGGLSRERAGFEVRDVHYTHYGRLCPIETPEGPNIGLISSLCVFAKVTDLGFISTPYRKVENGQVDLSEDGVMYLTAEEEEGKVIAQANAPIDDDGHFINQRVKARLEGDYPLVEKEEVQLMDVGPNQIASVAASLITFLEHDDANRALMGSNMMRQAVPLLRPEAPIVGTGLEKSAAEDSRVMIAAEGEGVIDYVDADEVIVRYDMTDDEKYVSFDTELKSYKIAKYQKTNQGTVVDLKPIVEKGQRVTKGQILTEGYATEGGELALGRNLRVAFMPWQGYNYEDAIVISERIVREDVFTSVHVDEYALEVRDTKRGVEEFTSDIPNVSEEATRNLDENGLIRIGAVVKPGDILIGKITPKGESDPSPEEKLLRAIFGDKAGDVKDASLKASPSLNGVVIDKKLFSRVVKDKKGKMATKPLLDQIDEEFDRQISALKARLEDKLFNLVNGKTSQGVKDYYGGELIAKGVKFTLKQLQEIDYLTVNPGKWTTDKDKNDMIYALVLNYIQKYKEHEAVARRKRYNVTIGDELPAGIIQLAKVYIAKKRKLQIGDKMAGRHGNKGIVSRIVRDEDMPFLEDGTPVDIVLNPLGVPSRMNLGQIYETVLGWAGKELGLKFATPIFDGASLEEVTAYTDKAGVPAFGKTYLRDGETGEPFDQPATVGVIYMLKLGHMVEDKMHARSIGPYSLITQQPLGGKAQFGGQRFGEMEVWALEAFGASHILQEILTVKSDDVLGRAKAYEAIVKGEPMPQAGIPESLNVLLHELRGLGLSVTLD encoded by the coding sequence ATGTCATTAAACATTGAAAACCAGAGGATTAGTTTCTCTTCTACAAAAACAGTATTTGATTATCCCGATTTCCTCGAAGTTCAGATTAAAGCCTTTAAAGAGTTTTTTCAGATGGCAACAACGCCTGAGAATAGAAAAAGCGAGGGTTTATTCAAGGTATTCGAAGAAAACTTCCCGATCACAGATACAAGAAATAATTTCGTTTTAGAGTTTATTGATTATCAAGTTGATCCGCCACGCTACTCAATCGACGAATGTATTGAGCGGGGATTAACGTTCAGTGTTCCGGTGAAGGCCAAACTAAAACTGTATTGTACCGATCCTGAGCATGAAGATTTTGACACAGTCGTTCAGGACGTATATCTGGGAACAGTGCCGTACATGACAGACAAAGGTACCTTTGTTATCAACGGTGCTGAACGTGTGGTTGTATCTCAATTACACCGTTCACCTGGGGTTTTCTTCGGTCAAAGTGTACACGCAAACGGTACTAAGTTGTACTCAGCCCGTATCATCCCTTTCAAAGGATCATGGATTGAGTTCGCTACCGACATCAACAGTGTGATGTATGCGTACATCGACCGTAAAAAGAAATTACCTGTAACAACTTTGTTACGGGCCATTGGTTACGAAAGCGATAAAGACATCCTGGAAATTTTCGGTCTTGCCGATGAAATCAAGGTTTCAAAAACAGGTCTTCAAAAAGTGGTTGGTCGTAAACTGGCTGCCCGTGTATTGAAAACCTGGGTTGAAGACTTCGTAGATGAAGATACTGGTGAAGTAGTATCTATCGAACGTAACGAAGTTTTGATCGACCGTGAAACGATCATCGAAAAAGAACATATCGATGAGATTGTTGATTCAGGTGCAAAAACAATTTTGTTGCACAAAGAGGATCACAACCTTCAGGATTTTGCCATTATATACAATACGCTTCAAAAAGACCCGTGTAACTCGGAAAAAGAAGCTGTATTGCACATCTACCGTCAGTTGCGTAACGCAGAACCGCCTGATGAGGCTACCGCCCGCGACGTGATTGACAAATTGTTCTTCTCAGAGAAACGTTATGATCTTGGTGAAGTAGGACGTTATCGTATCAACAAGAAGTTAGGACTGGACATTCAAATGGATGTTACTGTTCTGACTAAAGAGGACATTATAGAAATCATCAAATATTTGATCAAACTGGTTAACTCAAAAACCGATGTCGATGATATCGACCACTTGAGTAACCGTCGTGTTCGTACAGTTGGCGAACAAATGTACAACCAGTTTGGTGTTGGTCTGGCCCGTATGGCCCGTACCATTCGCGAACGTATGAACGTACGTGATAACGAGGTGTTTACTCCAATTGACTTGATCAATTCGAAAACACTTTCATCTGTTATCAACTCGTTCTTCGGTACCAACGCGCTGTCACAGTTCATGGACCAAACAAACCCACTGGCGGAAATGACGCACAAACGTCGTATGTCAGCCTTGGGACCTGGTGGTCTTTCTCGTGAACGTGCCGGTTTCGAGGTTCGTGACGTTCACTATACTCACTACGGACGTTTGTGTCCGATTGAAACTCCTGAAGGTCCGAACATCGGTTTGATTTCTTCTTTGTGCGTGTTCGCCAAAGTAACCGATTTAGGATTTATCTCGACTCCATACCGTAAGGTAGAAAACGGTCAGGTTGACTTGTCGGAAGACGGCGTAATGTACTTGACTGCCGAGGAAGAAGAAGGTAAGGTGATTGCACAGGCAAACGCGCCAATCGATGATGATGGTCATTTTATTAACCAACGTGTTAAAGCTCGTTTGGAAGGTGACTACCCATTGGTTGAAAAAGAAGAAGTTCAATTGATGGACGTAGGTCCTAACCAGATTGCTTCTGTTGCCGCTTCGTTGATTACCTTCCTGGAACATGATGATGCGAACCGAGCTTTGATGGGATCGAACATGATGCGTCAGGCAGTGCCGTTGCTTCGTCCGGAAGCACCAATTGTTGGTACCGGACTGGAAAAATCAGCTGCTGAAGACTCACGGGTGATGATTGCTGCTGAAGGCGAAGGTGTTATCGACTATGTAGATGCTGACGAAGTAATTGTTCGTTACGATATGACGGATGATGAGAAATACGTTAGCTTCGACACAGAATTGAAGAGCTATAAAATTGCCAAATACCAAAAAACCAACCAAGGTACTGTTGTTGACCTGAAACCGATTGTGGAAAAAGGACAACGTGTAACTAAAGGTCAGATCCTGACTGAAGGTTATGCAACCGAAGGAGGTGAGTTGGCATTGGGACGTAACCTGCGTGTGGCCTTCATGCCATGGCAGGGATATAACTACGAGGATGCGATCGTGATTTCTGAACGTATCGTTCGTGAAGATGTATTTACATCTGTTCACGTTGATGAATACGCTTTGGAAGTACGCGACACAAAACGCGGGGTAGAAGAATTTACTTCTGATATTCCGAACGTGAGTGAGGAAGCAACCCGTAACCTGGACGAAAACGGTTTGATCCGTATTGGTGCCGTTGTAAAACCAGGTGATATTTTGATCGGTAAGATTACACCGAAAGGGGAGTCTGATCCTTCACCGGAAGAAAAATTGTTGCGTGCAATTTTCGGAGATAAAGCAGGTGATGTGAAAGATGCTTCGTTGAAAGCTTCTCCTTCATTGAATGGTGTGGTTATCGACAAAAAACTGTTCTCCCGTGTTGTAAAAGACAAAAAAGGGAAAATGGCTACTAAGCCCTTGCTGGATCAAATTGACGAAGAATTTGACCGTCAGATCAGCGCATTGAAAGCTCGCTTGGAAGATAAACTTTTCAACCTGGTAAACGGGAAAACCAGCCAGGGTGTGAAAGATTACTACGGCGGAGAGTTGATTGCGAAAGGCGTAAAATTCACGTTGAAACAACTCCAAGAAATCGACTACTTGACTGTGAACCCTGGAAAATGGACGACAGACAAGGACAAAAACGATATGATCTATGCGTTGGTATTGAATTATATCCAAAAATACAAGGAACACGAAGCGGTTGCACGTCGTAAACGTTACAACGTGACAATCGGTGATGAGCTTCCTGCAGGTATTATTCAATTGGCGAAAGTTTACATCGCTAAAAAACGTAAGCTGCAAATCGGTGATAAAATGGCAGGTCGCCACGGTAACAAAGGTATCGTATCGCGTATTGTACGTGATGAAGACATGCCGTTCCTGGAAGACGGAACACCGGTTGATATTGTATTGAACCCGCTTGGTGTACCTTCTCGTATGAACTTGGGACAGATTTATGAAACTGTTCTTGGATGGGCCGGAAAAGAATTGGGATTGAAATTTGCCACTCCTATTTTCGATGGTGCTAGTTTGGAAGAAGTAACTGCATACACTGACAAAGCAGGCGTGCCAGCCTTCGGTAAAACTTATCTGCGCGATGGTGAAACCGGAGAGCCATTCGACCAACCGGCAACGGTAGGTGTGATCTACATGTTGAAACTGGGTCACATGGTTGAAGACAAAATGCACGCTCGTTCAATCGGACCATACTCATTGATTACACAGCAACCATTGGGTGGTAAAGCTCAATTTGGTGGTCAGCGTTTCGGGGAGATGGAAGTTTGGGCACTGGAAGCATTCGGTGCATCACACATCCTTCAAGAGATCCTGACAGTGAAATCTGATGACGTACTTGGACGTGCAAAAGCTTACGAAGCAATTGTAAAAGGTGAGCCAATGCCACAAGCCGGAATTCCGGAATCACTCAACGTATTGCTGCACGAATTACGTGGTTTGGGCTTGAGTGTAACTCTGGATTGA